In the genome of Paenibacillus pabuli, one region contains:
- a CDS encoding pyridoxamine 5'-phosphate oxidase family protein, producing the protein MSEAVTQLTESLLQQFKNETFVLLSTVDIESGGPTSTAISWIYAENASTLRVAIDHRSRLVNNMIKNPAITVTIFGEEMVYAVNGRASVRQNPLQDVPFNMCCFDISIEAVRNALFYGAQLSSVPQFVKIYDQRAAEKLDEQVFTAMKKA; encoded by the coding sequence ATGTCCGAAGCCGTCACACAATTGACTGAATCTCTTTTACAGCAATTCAAGAACGAAACCTTTGTGCTCTTGAGCACCGTGGACATTGAATCTGGAGGTCCGACATCAACAGCAATTTCCTGGATTTATGCGGAGAATGCTTCTACCCTTCGTGTGGCGATTGATCATCGTTCACGTCTTGTGAACAATATGATTAAGAATCCGGCCATTACCGTCACTATTTTTGGAGAAGAGATGGTGTATGCGGTAAACGGACGTGCTTCTGTACGACAAAATCCGTTGCAGGATGTTCCGTTCAACATGTGCTGTTTCGACATTTCCATTGAAGCGGTGAGGAACGCCCTTTTTTATGGAGCCCAACTGTCCTCTGTGCCTCAATTTGTCAAAATATATGATCAGCGTGCTGCTGAGAAATTAGATGAGCAGGTTTTTACTGCGATGAAAAAAGCCTAG